The proteins below come from a single Necator americanus strain Aroian chromosome V, whole genome shotgun sequence genomic window:
- a CDS encoding hypothetical protein (NECATOR_CHRV.G19165.T1), with protein MSLTVRVTSCSDRLRKLVMISMWKTYTLDLVFCSRVFKSEPRTLWFITLLSIVATVFPKPQMESRNVRIGIVPIFDGRTTNEPITFTFTTARPSLGSTVYPDRHNDARILPTLSPLNHKESLVQTNYHVFNDKWQYTRSQTPNPLQTFTTPIYNQAQYYRAIQAGLISAQRSSNNSPYKTSWMQIGDSWNQMKSTLISSGIEKDWRSLWGKLTGAMEPFISEISDQLGRIANIFLKQQKARFERELERQNLHPFRLFREERSQKTLSNLVEDKDSVKV; from the exons ATGTCTCTAACCGTAAGGGTGACTAGTTGTAGTGATCGTCTTAGAAAATTAGTTATGATCAGCATGTGGAAGACGTATACACTCGACCTAGTCTTCTGCTCTCGAGTCTTCAAAAGCGAACCTAG AACGCTATGGTTCATCACGCTTCTGTCTATAGTGGCAACGGTTTTTCCAAAGCCTCAAATGGAAAGCCGCAATGTGAGGATAGGAATTGTCCCCATATTTGATG gaAGGACCACGAACGAACCGATCACGTTTACATTCACAACAGCCCGACCATCACTCGGATCGACGGTATATCCAGACCGCCACAAT GATGCCCGAATACTGCCAACTCTCAGCCCGCTAAATCACAAGGAGTCTCTCGTACAGACTAACTATCACGTCTTCAATGACAAATGGCAGTACACCCGTTCTCAGACACCAAATCCTCTGCAAACATTCACTACGCCCATTTACAACCAGGCACAGTACTAC AGAGCAATACAAGCTGGACTTATTTCTGCTCAGCGGAGCTCCAACAATTCTCCTTACAAAACATCGTGGATGCAGATCGGTGACAGCTGGAACCAG ATGAAAAGCACTCTAATTTCATCTGGGATCGAAAAAGATTGGCGCAGTCTCTGGGGAAAACTGACAG GAGCGATGGAGCCATTCATATCAGAGATCAGCGACCAGTTGGGAAGAAtagcaaatatttttctaaaacaacaaaaagcgcGATTTGAAAGAGAG CTTGAGCGACAAAACTTGCATCCGTTTCGGTTATTTCGAGAAGAACGCTCGCAG AAGACGCTCTCAAATCTGGTAGAGGACAAGGATTCTGTCAAAGTTTAA
- a CDS encoding hypothetical protein (NECATOR_CHRV.G19165.T2) — protein sequence MTSRTLWFITLLSIVATVFPKPQMESRNVRIGIVPIFDGRTTNEPITFTFTTARPSLGSTVYPDRHNDARILPTLSPLNHKESLVQTNYHVFNDKWQYTRSQTPNPLQTFTTPIYNQAQYYRAIQAGLISAQRSSNNSPYKTSWMQIGDSWNQMKSTLISSGIEKDWRSLWGKLTGAMEPFISEISDQLGRIANIFLKQQKARFERELERQNLHPFRLFREERSQKTLSNLVEDKDSVKV from the exons ATGACTTCGAG AACGCTATGGTTCATCACGCTTCTGTCTATAGTGGCAACGGTTTTTCCAAAGCCTCAAATGGAAAGCCGCAATGTGAGGATAGGAATTGTCCCCATATTTGATG gaAGGACCACGAACGAACCGATCACGTTTACATTCACAACAGCCCGACCATCACTCGGATCGACGGTATATCCAGACCGCCACAAT GATGCCCGAATACTGCCAACTCTCAGCCCGCTAAATCACAAGGAGTCTCTCGTACAGACTAACTATCACGTCTTCAATGACAAATGGCAGTACACCCGTTCTCAGACACCAAATCCTCTGCAAACATTCACTACGCCCATTTACAACCAGGCACAGTACTAC AGAGCAATACAAGCTGGACTTATTTCTGCTCAGCGGAGCTCCAACAATTCTCCTTACAAAACATCGTGGATGCAGATCGGTGACAGCTGGAACCAG ATGAAAAGCACTCTAATTTCATCTGGGATCGAAAAAGATTGGCGCAGTCTCTGGGGAAAACTGACAG GAGCGATGGAGCCATTCATATCAGAGATCAGCGACCAGTTGGGAAGAAtagcaaatatttttctaaaacaacaaaaagcgcGATTTGAAAGAGAG CTTGAGCGACAAAACTTGCATCCGTTTCGGTTATTTCGAGAAGAACGCTCGCAG AAGACGCTCTCAAATCTGGTAGAGGACAAGGATTCTGTCAAAGTTTAA